In one window of Gudongella oleilytica DNA:
- a CDS encoding sigma factor-like helix-turn-helix DNA-binding protein — MNHQQKEAIQQLREEGQSYSRIAELLGISDNTVKSYCRRNNLGGVALPTSEPVSETFCRQCSAPLKQTIGKKQKQYCSDQCRLAWWNAHPESVNHKSIRLFTCQTCGRVFEGYGKRERKFCSRACYGKSKAVQG, encoded by the coding sequence ATGAACCATCAGCAAAAGGAAGCAATTCAACAGCTGCGCGAGGAAGGCCAAAGCTATAGCAGAATCGCTGAGCTGCTTGGCATATCGGATAATACTGTCAAATCCTATTGTCGAAGAAATAACCTTGGCGGTGTCGCGCTACCAACCTCAGAGCCCGTAAGCGAAACCTTCTGCCGGCAGTGTAGTGCACCGCTTAAGCAGACAATCGGAAAAAAGCAAAAGCAATACTGCTCGGATCAGTGCCGGCTGGCCTGGTGGAATGCGCACCCCGAATCGGTAAACCATAAAAGCATCCGGCTATTCACCTGTCAGACCTGCGGCCGAGTATTTGAAGGCTACGGCAAACGGGAGCGCAAATTCTGCTCTCGAGCCTGCTATGGCAAGTCAAAGGCGGTGCAGGGATGA
- a CDS encoding phage holin family protein encodes MKEIFNTIQIVIAAVGGYVGYFLGGLDGFLYALIAFVVIDYLTGIMVAVLERKLSSEVGFRGIFKKVLIFSLVAVGHIIDSQLIQTGSAIRTAVIFFYLSNEGISIIENAAKIGLPIPGKLKDVLGQLSKDGD; translated from the coding sequence ATGAAAGAGATTTTTAACACGATTCAAATTGTCATTGCCGCAGTTGGCGGCTACGTCGGATATTTCTTGGGTGGCCTTGACGGATTCCTTTACGCACTGATCGCCTTTGTGGTCATCGACTATCTGACAGGCATTATGGTAGCTGTCCTTGAAAGAAAGCTTTCGAGCGAAGTGGGTTTTCGGGGGATTTTCAAGAAAGTACTTATTTTTTCATTGGTTGCCGTCGGTCACATTATCGATTCGCAACTGATCCAAACAGGTAGCGCGATTAGGACCGCAGTTATCTTCTTCTATTTATCCAATGAAGGCATCAGTATTATTGAGAACGCAGCAAAAATCGGCTTGCCAATACCAGGCAAATTAAAAGACGTCCTTGGCCAGCTGAGCAAGGATGGTGATTAA
- a CDS encoding N-acetylmuramoyl-L-alanine amidase: MNLHKLILTNNACYKAGKIITPKGIMVHSTGANNPNLKRYVGPDDGLLGKNEYNNHWNQDKPGGRQVCVHGFIGKLADGSIATYQTLPWNHRGWHAGGSANDTHIGFEICEDSLTDASYFSAVYKESVELCAYLCKQYGLTEKNIICHSEGAKLGIASNHSDVMHWFPKHGKSMDSFREEVGKLLLASATTVESSGSEKKYYRVQVGAFSVKSNAEATLKKLKAAGFDGYIKYN; this comes from the coding sequence ATGAATCTGCATAAGCTTATTCTCACTAACAATGCTTGCTATAAAGCTGGCAAAATCATAACGCCAAAAGGAATTATGGTGCATTCCACCGGGGCCAACAACCCGAATCTAAAACGCTATGTCGGACCAGACGATGGCCTGCTCGGCAAGAACGAGTACAACAACCACTGGAACCAAGATAAACCTGGTGGCCGGCAAGTCTGTGTTCATGGATTTATCGGCAAACTGGCTGATGGCAGCATTGCTACTTACCAGACTCTTCCTTGGAATCATCGTGGTTGGCATGCCGGCGGCTCTGCCAATGATACACATATCGGCTTTGAAATCTGCGAGGACAGCTTGACCGATGCCTCGTATTTTTCTGCTGTTTACAAGGAATCCGTTGAGCTTTGTGCATATCTCTGCAAGCAGTATGGACTCACCGAAAAGAACATCATCTGCCACAGCGAGGGAGCCAAACTCGGCATTGCCAGCAACCATAGCGATGTGATGCACTGGTTTCCGAAGCACGGCAAGAGCATGGATAGCTTTCGTGAAGAGGTTGGGAAGCTACTCTTGGCATCCGCGACAACAGTAGAATCCTCTGGATCTGAAAAGAAGTACTACCGCGTTCAGGTCGGAGCATTTTCCGTAAAGAGTAACGCGGAAGCGACTCTCAAAAAACTCAAGGCAGCAGGCTTTGACGGCTACATTAAATATAACTGA
- a CDS encoding SHOCT domain-containing protein: MNKHQALIHYRVAVSVFRKWLAAGILSEEEFTKLETLLADKYGLPKGSIYR, encoded by the coding sequence ATGAACAAGCATCAGGCGCTCATTCATTACCGTGTAGCCGTGTCTGTTTTCCGAAAATGGCTTGCTGCAGGCATCCTCAGTGAGGAAGAATTCACGAAACTCGAGACACTCCTAGCTGATAAATATGGCCTTCCAAAAGGCAGCATATACCGCTAA